From the genome of Sphingopyxis sp. DBS4:
GCCTCATAGACGCTGGTCCAGAGGCCATCGCCATCTGCGTGCAGGTCGCGGGTCATGTAGAGCGCGATCGGCTCGACGAAGACGACGACGCGCTGCTCCTCGCGCGCCAGCCGCACGCATTCACGAAGCATGTGGACGGCATCGCGGCCGTTCGACGGCACCGCTAGGATCACCCCCGGAATGTCGCGGAATACCGCAAGGCTGTTGTCGTTGTGGAAATGGCCGCCGAAGCCCTTCTGATAGCCGAGCCCCGCAATGCGGATCACCATCGGGTTTGTATATTGCCCGTTCGAGAAGAAGCTGAGGGTCGCCGCCTCGCCGCGAATCTGGTCCTCGGCATTGTGGACATAAGCGAGGAACTGGATCTCGGGCATCGGCACGAAGCCGTTGTGCGCCATGCCGATCGCGAGCCCCAGGATCGCCTGTTCGTCGAGCAAAGTGTTGACGACGCGCGCCGAGCCGAAACGCTGGTGGAGCTTGGCGGTGACGTTGTAGACGCCGCCCTTCGGCCCGACATCCTCGCCCGCGACGACGATTTCCTTGTGCGCGAGCATCAGGTCGGCGAGTGCCCACGACAACAGCCGCGCCATGTGCATCGGCTTGTCCATCTGCGCGGCATCGCTGCCGAACAGCGCCTTGCGGTCCTCGGCCGACGGCGTGTTCGCGCGGACCAGGTCGCGCTTGGGCGGGACGAGGCTTTCCATCACGCCCGCGGGGGTGGTAATCTTCGGCCGCTTTATCGCCGCCTCGGCCTGCCGCGCGAGCGTCGCGCCGATCTCTTCATAGGCGCCGGCAACTTCGGCGGGGGTCATCCAGCCCTGCTCGGCCATCAGCGCCGCGCCCGCGAGCAGCGGGTCGCGTGCCTCGTCGGCCTCGATCAGCGCCTTGGGCAGATAGACCGCCTGCACGTCGGATCCGGCATGGCCATAAAGGCGCACCGTGCCCATGTGGAGGAACACCGGCTTGCGGGTGCGGCGGGCGTAGTCGGCGGCTTCCTTCGCCCCGGCATAGGCGGACACGAGATCGGAGCCGTCGCACTGGATATAGTGCAGCCCGGCGCGATGGCGGAACTGCGCTTCGATCCACCCCGTCGGCGTCCGCGTCGAAATGCCGATGCCATTATCCTCGCAGAGGAAGATCAGCGGCATCGGCGAGCCCTGATAGGCCGACCAGCCCGCGGTGTTGAACGCGCCCTGCGCGGTCGAATGGTTCGCCGACGCATCGCCGAAGCTCGCCAGCACCACCGCGTCATCGGGCAGCGGACAGCCCTCCATCCCCAGCCTTCGCGCGATACCGATCGAGAAGGCGGCGCCGACCGCCTTGGGCAGGTGCGAGGCGATCGTCGAGGTTTGCGGCGGGATCGCCAGCGGTTTCGACCCGATCACCTTGTGCCGCCCGCCCGAAATCGGGTCCTCGCTCGACGCCGCAAAGCTCAGCAGCATGTCCCACGTCGGCGTCCCGCCCGGAAGCTGACGCGAGCGGTGGAGCTGAAAGGCGTTCGAGCGGTAATGGAGAAACGCCATGTCGGTGACGCGCAGCGCCGCGGCGACCGCGGCATTGCCCTCGTGTCCCGACGATCCGATCGTGTAAAAGCCTTCGCCGCGCGCCTGTAACGCACGCGACAGCCGGTCCATCTGGCGGCTGGTCAACTGCGACAGGAAAATATCGGTCGCCTCGGTGCGCGACAGGCCGACCCCCGCGGGATCGGGCGCATCGGCGCTCCGGGCCAGCGAACCGCTCGCCAGCGCGGCGAGGAATTTTTCATGTACTGCCTCAGCCGCGTCCACCGACATCCTCCGTCCGCTTTGCCGATCCGGTTGCGAATGAAACCATCGGCTCTGGTCTAGCGCGCGCTAGAACCAGGGCGGTCGGCGCGCAAGCATCTCTTGCCTTCTCGCGGCGCGGCGCGCTACCACCTTCGCGATGACCGAGCAGGGCGGGGCACTTTTTTTCCTATGATGTCGCTGTGGATCGCGCAGGCGTCGGCAAGCGGCTCGCCGGAAACCGGCGATGGGCAGGGCTGGCTCCTCGATCCCGAGCTTCTGGGCCCGGGCTACAGCCAGACGATGGCAGGCGATACGATCCAGACGGGCTTTCCGCCGCCACCGCCGGCGCGCGACAATCCGCAATGGGATCTCGGCTGGCTGCGCGATTTCTTCGAATGGACGGCTCCGGCGCTGAAGCCGTTGATGTGGATCGGCGCCGCGGCGCTGCTGCTCCTCATCCTCTATCATTTCGTCCCCGCCTTCGCCGATTGGGTCGACAATCTCCGCTTCGGCCGCAAGCGCCGCGCCGGGGAAGTCGAAGAAAGCATCGGCGAGGCCGGGGCGGGCGCGGCGCGGGCGCGGCTTGCCGACGCCGACGCGCTCGCCGCCGCCGGGCGCTTCGCCGAGGCGGTGCATCTGCTCCTCTATCGCAGCGTCGACGACATCGCCGGCCGCCGTCCCGGTCTCGTCCGCCCCGCGATGACCTCGCGCGAGTTGGCGGCCGCGGCCGATCTGCCCACGGTCGCGCAGCGCGCGTTCAGCCGGATCGCGCGCGCGGTCGAGATTAGCCTGTTCGGCGGCCGCTCGATCGACGATGCGGCATGGCAGGAATGCCGCACCGCCTATGCCGAGCTCACCGTGCCGAAAAATTGGGCGCGGGCATGAGCGGCGCGCGCGGCGGCGATCATGGCTTCAATCCGCTGCTGATCGCGGGGCTGGTTCTCGTCGGCGTCATCGCCTTCGTCGCGCTCTGGGCGCTGGTCGCGCTCGGCCCGCAGCTATCCAACGGCAACGACGGCGGCGGCCATGCGCTGTCGAAAGCGGCGCCGGGCTTTGCCGCGATCGTCGACCTCGCCGAGCGCGCGGGTGCCGATGTCGAGCTGCGCCGCCGCGTCGTCGATGACGACTCGTCCGACGACAGCGGGCCGCTCCTGATCCTCACCCCCAAGCACAACAGCAAAACCGAAGAAATCACGGACCTGTTGACCCGCCAGCGCGATCGCGTCCTGCTCGTGCTTCCCAAATGGCAAACGCTTCGCATCCCCGGCCGGACGCCGAAGCCGGGATGGGTCAGCGCCGGCTTTCCCGCCGCCCCAAGCGACGCGCTGCTCCCCGAACCATTGTTCGGCAAGGCTCGCATCCGCGCCCCGGAAGCAAAGGCGCAGGCAGTCGCGGCCGAGGTCGCGGGACGTCGCTTCGCGGCCTATCTTCCCGAGGATGCGCAGGTCGTCGACGGCGACGGCATCGAGCCGCTGATCGAAGGCGCGAACGGCGGCGCGGTGCTCTCACGCGCAAAGGACCGCGATATCTATATCCTCGCCGACCCCGACCTGATCGACAATCTCGCCTTCGCGTCGCGCGACCGGGGGCGCGCGGCGGCGATGCTGATCGATGCCGTCGCCGAAGACGCCGCCGCCGACGGCTTCGCCTTCGACCTGACGCTGAACGGCTTCGGCGGCCAGCGCTCGTTGCTCCGCTTTGCCTTCGTACCGCCCTTCATCGGCATCACGCTCTGCCTGATCGCGGCGGGGCTGCTCGCGCTGTGGCAGGCGTGGGTGCGCTTCGGCCCGGCGCTGAAGCCCGGCCGCGCGATTCCGGTGTCGAAAGCGGCGCTGATCGCGAACAGCGCCGACCTCGTCCGCCAGGCGCGCCGCGAGCTCGACGGCGCCGACGCCTATGTGGCGGGCCAGCGGAGCGCGATCGCGCGGCGGCTGCACGCCCCGAGCGGGATCGACGCGCAGGCGACCGACGCCTGGATCGACCGGCGGCTGAAAGCGGGCAGCGACCTTTTCTCCGCGTTGGCACGGCGGCTGCCGCTCGCGCGCAACAGACATGAGTTTCTGGAGGGCGCGCAGGCGCTCAGCGACATCAGGAAGGAATTACTCCGTGACGGCTAATATCGAGAGCGTCCAGGCGCTGGGCGCCGCGATCGAGGGCGAGGTCGCCAAGGCGGTGTTCGGCCAGGCGCCGCTGACGCGCATGGTGACGATCGCGCTGCTCGCAGGCGGCCATGTGCTGCTCGAAGGCCCGCCGGGTACCGCGAAAACCCTGCTCGCGCAGGCCTTTGCGCGCGCGGTCGGGCTCGATTTCGGGCGAATCCAGTTCACCCCCGACCTGATGCCCGGCGACATTTTGGGATCGAACCTGTTCAATTTCCAGACGTCGAGTTTCACCCTGACCAAGGGGCCGATCTTCACCGAACTGCTGCTCGCCGACGAGATCAACCGCACCCCGCCCAAGACGCAGGCCGCGCTGCTCGAGGCGATGCAGGAACGCCGCGTCACCATTAACGGCGAGCCGCACGCGATGAGCCCGCGCTTCACCGTGCTCGCGACGCAGAATCCGATCGAGCAGCAGGGCGTCTATCCGCTGCCCGAGGCGCAGCTCGACCGTTTCCTGTTCAAACTCGTCGTCGACTATCCCGACGCCGCCGAAGAGCGGCGGATCGTCGCCGACCATGGCGGCCGCTTCAAGAGCCCCGCGGTCGCCGATTTCGGGGTCGCACAGATTGCCGATGCCAAGGCCATCGGCGCGGCGATCGACGTGATTGCGACCGTCCGCCTCGCCGAGGAGATCGTCGACTATATCGTCCGCCTGGTCCGCGCGACGCGTGCCAGCGCCGATCTCGAATGCGGCGCCTCCCCGCGCGCCGCGACATTGCTCGCGCGCGCCGCCTGCGCGGCTGCGGCGCTCGAAGGACGCGACTATGTGATCCCCGACGACGTCCAGCGACTGGCCGCCGGGGTGCTGCGCCACCGCCTCATCCTGTCGGCCGCCGCCGAGATCGAGGGCCGCAGCGTCGAACAGGTCGTCGCCGACATCGTCGAACGCGAGGATGTGCCACGGTGATGGGAAACGTCATCGACAATGTCATGCGTCCCCGCGAAGGCGGGGACCCAGGGAAGGCTGGCGCACGGTCGCCCTGGGTCCCCGCCTTCGCGGGGACGCACGACGAGGGGGCGGCCTGAAAGATGGCCGTCTACCCCACCCGGCGCGCGATTTATCTGCTGCTGCTCGGTGCCCCGGTGGCGCTGGCGCTCGGGCTGATCCGGCCCACGCTGTGGATCGTCGCGCCCGCGTGGATCGCCCTGATCCTGATCGGCCTGCTGCTCGACGCGATGCTCGGCGCGAATCCGCGCCGCCTCGCCCTCGCGGCCGAGGCGCCGCATCAGGCCGGGGTCGGTGACCCATTCGACCTCCGGCTCGTCGCGACCGGTCCCGCGGTGCCGCGCCGCGCCGAAATGGCGCTCGCGCTCGACGAGCGGTTCGCCCCCGGCGGGCGGCTTGCGGACGAGATGCTCCGCGCGAGCGATTCGGATGGCGCGCTCGTCCGCACCCTGCCGCTCGCCGCATCGCGGCGCGGGCAGGCGCGACTCGAGACGCTGTGGATTCGCTGGGCGGGGCCGTTTGGCCTCGTCTGGAAGCAGCGCCGCTTCGCGCTCGATCGCGTGATCGCCGTGGTCCCCAGCCTGCGCGCGGTGACCGAGGAGGGGCGCCGCCTGTTCCAGCGCGATAGCTGGTTCGGCCTTCGCCAGCAGCAGCGTCGCGGCGAGGGCAGCGAATATGAAGCGCTTGCCGAATATCAGCCCGGAATGGACCGGCGCGCGATCGACTGGAACGCCTCGGCGCGCCACGTCAAGCTGCTCGCCAAGGAATATCGCGTCGAGCGCGACAACCGCGTCATCCTCGCGATCGACGGCGGGCGGACGATGGCCGAGCCGGTCGGCGGCATGCCGCGCGTCGACCGCGCGGTGTCGGCGGCGCTGCTGCTCGCCTTCGCCGGGCTGAAGCTCGGTGACCGCATCAGCCTCTTCTCCTTCGCCGCCAAGCCGCAGGCGCTGACCCCCGCCTATATGCACGTCCAGGATTTCCCGGCGCTGCAACGCGCCGCGAGCCTGATCGACTATGCGCCTGTCGAGAGCAATTTCACCCTCGCGCTGAGCACCCTCGGCGCCCAGCTCAACCGCCGCTCGCTGATCATCCTGTTCACCGAATTCACCGACGCGACGAGCGCCGACCTGATGATCCGGGCCGCCGGCCGGCTGGTGAAGAAGCACCGGCTGCTGTTCGTCGTCATCCGCGACGACGAGGTCGAGGAGGTCGAGCGACGGCGGCCCGAAAGCGCCGCCGACGTCACGCGCGCGAACGTCGCCGCCGCGATGCTGCGCGACCGGCAGCTGGTGATCGCGCGGCTCCAGCGGCTCGGCGCCGACGTGATCGAGGTTCCCGCCGACGCGATGGGCGCGAGCGTGGTCGAGGCCTATCTCGGCATCAAGCGCCAGGGGAGCCTGTGATGCAGCCTGTGAGCGCGGCCGAGCTTCCCGCCTTTTCGACCAGCCGCTTCCGCGCCGAGCGCGAGGCCGACTGGATCGCCTTCGACCTGCTACTGACCAAGCTAGAGCGAAAGGGCGCGGCGGCTCTGACCAGCGACGAATTGCTCCAGCTCCCGATCCTCTATCGCGCGACGCTCTCCTCGCTGTCGATCGCGCGTGCGACCAGCCTCGACAAGGCGCTGCTCGGCCATCTCGAGGCGTTGTCGATCCGCGGCTATTTCCTCGTCTATGGCGTGCGCGAGACGCGGGCGAGCCGCATCCGCCGCTTCTTCCGCTATGACTGGCCCGCCGCGGTGCGCGCGGTGTGGAAGGAAACGCTGATCATCGCGCTCGTCATCATCCTCGGTGCGCTGACCAGCTATGCGCTCGTCGCGAGCAACCCCGAATGGTATTATAATTTCGTTCCCGAGGAGATGTCGGGCGGCCGCGATCCGCACGCGACGGTCGATTATCTGCGATCGACGCTCGGCCACGGCAAGGCGGCGGCCGACGAGCAGAGCAGCGGGCTCCACGTCTTCGCGACCTATCTCTTCACGCACAACAGCCAAGTGTCGATCCTGTCCTTCGCGCTGGGTTTCGCCTTCGGCGTGCCGACGATGATGCTCGAATATTATCAGGGCATCGGGCTCGGCGCGATGCTCGCGCTGTTTTCGGGCAAGGGGCTGGGG
Proteins encoded in this window:
- a CDS encoding DUF58 domain-containing protein, with product MAVYPTRRAIYLLLLGAPVALALGLIRPTLWIVAPAWIALILIGLLLDAMLGANPRRLALAAEAPHQAGVGDPFDLRLVATGPAVPRRAEMALALDERFAPGGRLADEMLRASDSDGALVRTLPLAASRRGQARLETLWIRWAGPFGLVWKQRRFALDRVIAVVPSLRAVTEEGRRLFQRDSWFGLRQQQRRGEGSEYEALAEYQPGMDRRAIDWNASARHVKLLAKEYRVERDNRVILAIDGGRTMAEPVGGMPRVDRAVSAALLLAFAGLKLGDRISLFSFAAKPQALTPAYMHVQDFPALQRAASLIDYAPVESNFTLALSTLGAQLNRRSLIILFTEFTDATSADLMIRAAGRLVKKHRLLFVVIRDDEVEEVERRRPESAADVTRANVAAAMLRDRQLVIARLQRLGADVIEVPADAMGASVVEAYLGIKRQGSL
- a CDS encoding alpha-ketoacid dehydrogenase subunit alpha/beta, with translation MSVDAAEAVHEKFLAALASGSLARSADAPDPAGVGLSRTEATDIFLSQLTSRQMDRLSRALQARGEGFYTIGSSGHEGNAAVAAALRVTDMAFLHYRSNAFQLHRSRQLPGGTPTWDMLLSFAASSEDPISGGRHKVIGSKPLAIPPQTSTIASHLPKAVGAAFSIGIARRLGMEGCPLPDDAVVLASFGDASANHSTAQGAFNTAGWSAYQGSPMPLIFLCEDNGIGISTRTPTGWIEAQFRHRAGLHYIQCDGSDLVSAYAGAKEAADYARRTRKPVFLHMGTVRLYGHAGSDVQAVYLPKALIEADEARDPLLAGAALMAEQGWMTPAEVAGAYEEIGATLARQAEAAIKRPKITTPAGVMESLVPPKRDLVRANTPSAEDRKALFGSDAAQMDKPMHMARLLSWALADLMLAHKEIVVAGEDVGPKGGVYNVTAKLHQRFGSARVVNTLLDEQAILGLAIGMAHNGFVPMPEIQFLAYVHNAEDQIRGEAATLSFFSNGQYTNPMVIRIAGLGYQKGFGGHFHNDNSLAVFRDIPGVILAVPSNGRDAVHMLRECVRLAREEQRVVVFVEPIALYMTRDLHADGDGLWTSVYEAPGEGAPIRLGEVGVHGDGTDLAIVTYGNGYYLSRQAEKLLAADGVKARVIDLRWLNPVNEEALVAAVGDAKRILIVDECRITGSQSEALMALFVEQTPEKTLARLAADDSFIPLGKAATLTLPSRDSIVAAARELLAR
- a CDS encoding MoxR family ATPase, whose protein sequence is MTANIESVQALGAAIEGEVAKAVFGQAPLTRMVTIALLAGGHVLLEGPPGTAKTLLAQAFARAVGLDFGRIQFTPDLMPGDILGSNLFNFQTSSFTLTKGPIFTELLLADEINRTPPKTQAALLEAMQERRVTINGEPHAMSPRFTVLATQNPIEQQGVYPLPEAQLDRFLFKLVVDYPDAAEERRIVADHGGRFKSPAVADFGVAQIADAKAIGAAIDVIATVRLAEEIVDYIVRLVRATRASADLECGASPRAATLLARAACAAAALEGRDYVIPDDVQRLAAGVLRHRLILSAAAEIEGRSVEQVVADIVEREDVPR
- a CDS encoding DUF4129 domain-containing protein is translated as MSLWIAQASASGSPETGDGQGWLLDPELLGPGYSQTMAGDTIQTGFPPPPPARDNPQWDLGWLRDFFEWTAPALKPLMWIGAAALLLLILYHFVPAFADWVDNLRFGRKRRAGEVEESIGEAGAGAARARLADADALAAAGRFAEAVHLLLYRSVDDIAGRRPGLVRPAMTSRELAAAADLPTVAQRAFSRIARAVEISLFGGRSIDDAAWQECRTAYAELTVPKNWARA
- a CDS encoding DUF4350 domain-containing protein; this encodes MSGARGGDHGFNPLLIAGLVLVGVIAFVALWALVALGPQLSNGNDGGGHALSKAAPGFAAIVDLAERAGADVELRRRVVDDDSSDDSGPLLILTPKHNSKTEEITDLLTRQRDRVLLVLPKWQTLRIPGRTPKPGWVSAGFPAAPSDALLPEPLFGKARIRAPEAKAQAVAAEVAGRRFAAYLPEDAQVVDGDGIEPLIEGANGGAVLSRAKDRDIYILADPDLIDNLAFASRDRGRAAAMLIDAVAEDAAADGFAFDLTLNGFGGQRSLLRFAFVPPFIGITLCLIAAGLLALWQAWVRFGPALKPGRAIPVSKAALIANSADLVRQARRELDGADAYVAGQRSAIARRLHAPSGIDAQATDAWIDRRLKAGSDLFSALARRLPLARNRHEFLEGAQALSDIRKELLRDG
- a CDS encoding stage II sporulation protein M, yielding MQPVSAAELPAFSTSRFRAEREADWIAFDLLLTKLERKGAAALTSDELLQLPILYRATLSSLSIARATSLDKALLGHLEALSIRGYFLVYGVRETRASRIRRFFRYDWPAAVRAVWKETLIIALVIILGALTSYALVASNPEWYYNFVPEEMSGGRDPHATVDYLRSTLGHGKAAADEQSSGLHVFATYLFTHNSQVSILSFALGFAFGVPTMMLEYYQGIGLGAMLALFSGKGLGVDFGGWLFIHGTTELFAAALSGAAGLRIGAAVVFPGARGRLEAAADAGRTAGKVMIGVILMLLVAGVLEGFGRQLITDTMLRYAIGTVMLLFWLAYYYIPRREDVA